One genomic segment of Leptolyngbya sp. FACHB-261 includes these proteins:
- a CDS encoding DUF938 domain-containing protein, giving the protein MHGSPDARQYAPATQRNQEPILEVLLQVLPPTGTVLEISSGTGEHAVFFAPRLQPRKWIPSDPDPVARASIAAWQERSSATNLHPPVALNVCDPVWVVEEKPSGPLQMLDFERDPITAIVNINMIHIAPWSACLGLMAGAGRILPIGGILYLYGPFKQGGRHTAPSNAGFDENLRSRNPEWGVRDLEDVVAAAQAHKLVLVKTVAMPANNLSVVFQVSG; this is encoded by the coding sequence ATGCATGGATCTCCCGATGCCCGACAATATGCCCCGGCTACCCAGCGCAATCAAGAGCCGATTCTAGAGGTACTTTTACAGGTTCTACCGCCTACTGGAACTGTGCTAGAAATCTCCAGTGGCACTGGTGAACATGCTGTCTTCTTTGCACCTCGGTTGCAACCTCGGAAGTGGATTCCCTCGGATCCTGATCCAGTAGCCCGAGCCAGTATTGCTGCTTGGCAAGAACGCTCCTCCGCGACTAACCTGCACCCGCCGGTTGCGCTGAATGTTTGTGACCCAGTTTGGGTGGTTGAAGAGAAGCCATCTGGGCCATTGCAAATGTTGGACTTCGAACGGGACCCGATTACGGCAATTGTCAACATTAATATGATTCACATCGCGCCTTGGTCAGCTTGCCTAGGGTTAATGGCAGGAGCAGGGCGGATTCTGCCAATCGGTGGCATTCTCTACTTGTACGGTCCTTTTAAGCAGGGTGGCAGGCATACTGCACCTAGTAATGCCGGGTTTGACGAGAATTTGCGGAGCCGGAACCCAGAGTGGGGCGTACGGGATTTAGAAGATGTTGTGGCTGCTGCCCAAGCTCACAAGCTTGTGCTGGTTAAAACCGTTGCAATGCCAGCCAATAATCTGTCTGTAGTTTTTCAGGTGTCAGGTTAA
- a CDS encoding DUF779 domain-containing protein, which translates to MAPIKTAQVVATETALALIDLLKSQHGPLMFHQSGGCCDGSAPMCYPDGELKVGERDILLGQIGGCPFYMHAAQYEYWKHTQLIIDVAPGPGGSDFSLDGPNGERFITRSRLLEGVDPG; encoded by the coding sequence ATGGCTCCTATCAAAACTGCCCAAGTTGTTGCTACTGAGACTGCTCTGGCTCTGATCGATCTGCTCAAATCCCAACACGGTCCGCTGATGTTTCACCAGTCGGGCGGCTGTTGTGATGGCAGTGCTCCCATGTGCTATCCCGATGGCGAATTGAAGGTTGGGGAGCGAGATATTTTGCTTGGTCAAATTGGGGGATGTCCCTTCTACATGCATGCAGCGCAATATGAGTATTGGAAACACACACAGCTGATTATTGATGTTGCCCCAGGTCCAGGCGGCAGCGATTTTTCCCTAGATGGACCGAATGGCGAACGCTTTATCACTCGCTCTCGCTTGTTGGAGGGAGTTGATCCTGGTTGA